The following proteins are encoded in a genomic region of Bradyrhizobium sp. SK17:
- a CDS encoding ABC transporter permease, protein MLLITIALLVVFGLTLNGFATVSNLLNLLRSISILGVLGLGMGLIVISRGIDLSEVAIMAGSWAIALIYMQNGMPVFTAVLLALAIAVLIGVVNGVMVAFVEAPALFVTLAAGFVIYGLAFWIAPAWVVYAPKDAPGLMYLGAGRLFGIPVPILVFAVCAIAMHLFLSRTSIGRFIYAQGDNPEAARLTGIPLRPLIVLEHVLVAVLAWIAGLVWVGTTGSMQMAITQGTMIFDVVLVVVIGGISLIGGRGSVFSVVVGCVLIGTLLNAFTIMDVNSEVQNIIKGVVLLAAIVLDNWLHPRDEETARQGD, encoded by the coding sequence GTGCTCCTGATCACGATCGCGCTTCTGGTCGTGTTCGGCCTGACGTTGAACGGTTTTGCCACCGTCTCCAATCTCTTGAATCTGTTGCGCAGCATTTCCATCCTCGGGGTGCTTGGCCTCGGCATGGGGCTGATCGTGATCAGCCGCGGCATCGACCTCTCCGAGGTCGCGATCATGGCAGGTTCCTGGGCTATCGCGCTGATCTACATGCAGAACGGCATGCCGGTGTTCACCGCGGTGCTGCTGGCGCTGGCGATCGCGGTGCTGATCGGCGTCGTCAACGGCGTGATGGTCGCCTTCGTCGAGGCGCCGGCGCTGTTCGTCACGCTGGCCGCCGGCTTCGTGATCTATGGTCTCGCGTTCTGGATCGCGCCGGCCTGGGTGGTCTATGCGCCCAAGGATGCGCCGGGCCTGATGTATCTCGGCGCCGGACGGCTGTTCGGCATCCCGGTTCCGATCCTGGTGTTCGCGGTCTGCGCGATCGCGATGCATTTGTTCCTGTCGCGCACCTCGATCGGCCGCTTCATCTATGCGCAGGGCGACAATCCGGAGGCCGCGCGATTGACCGGCATTCCATTGCGGCCGCTGATCGTGCTGGAGCACGTGCTGGTTGCAGTGCTCGCCTGGATTGCAGGCCTGGTCTGGGTCGGCACGACGGGCAGCATGCAGATGGCGATCACGCAGGGCACCATGATCTTCGACGTCGTGCTCGTCGTCGTGATCGGCGGCATCAGCCTGATCGGCGGCCGCGGCAGCGTGTTCAGCGTCGTGGTCGGCTGCGTCCTGATCGGCACGCTGCTCAACGCCTTTACCATCATGGACGTCAACAGCGAGGTGCAGAACATCATCAAGGG